The genomic segment CGAGAGCGAGCCGCGGTAGCCGGCGTAGATCGAGTCGCCGTACGCCGTGAGGCGATATTTCGTGGTCGTACCCGCGCGGTCGATCGTCCACGACACGTTCTGCGTGATCGTCGACGCCGTCGCCTCGGAGGTCACCACCGCCACTGCACACAACCCGAGAAGGGGGACTAGATGCCGACCGAATCGCATTCGACTTCCTCCTGTCTGTTGGGGAGCCGCTGGCTCGCGGCTCGGGAGTGGAGGCGGGGTAACACGACGCCGCCCCGTCTGGCCAGGAAAAAATGCGGAACGACGCGACGGCCGGCGTCGGGCGGCTCATGACACCGCGCGTTGGCGCCGCCGGCGCGCCGGCCGTGCTCACCCCGCCACCGGACGGCGCGCGATTGGACCGTGACAACCCGACGGCCGCTTGCTACCTGAGTCGTTCCGTGGCGCGTCCGCATCCCATCACGACCAGGCCCGGCCGGAGGCCCGGCGAGTACCTCGTCCACCTGCCGCCGGGCTGGGAGCTCCGGCTGCGGCGCGTGCTCCGCACCATCCTGGATGACGCCCTCCCCGACCCCCACGAGCCGGGCCTGACGCCGGCGCAGCGCGAGGCGCGCGTGCAGCTCCGGCGGCGACGGCTCCAGGCGGCCATCTGCACCTTCGTGAGCGACCTCGTCACCGCCGACATCGTCGGCAAGGAGATCGCCCTCACCACCCGGAGCCGTCACGGCTTCCGCAGCGGCTCGCTCCGCGAGCACGTCCAGAAGATCCTGCGCGAGGTGAACCGCCGCTGAAACCCGCGCGCGGCGCAGGCGGCTCCGGCCGGCACCGTCGTGCGAATCCGCGACGAAATCGCTCAGGCACTGGTCGCGACGAGCTCGCGACCGAACACCGCTCGGAAGTACTCCGCTTCCTTCTCGAGGGCCCAGAGCTCGAGGTCCGCGCCCGGACGCCGGGCCGAGATCCGGAGCGTCACGTTCGCGCCGCGGACCCGGGCCCGCACCGAGCGAACGACGCCGATCCGGCTCTGGTCGAGCGCCCGCGCCAGGCGGAGCAGCATGACCGCCTTCGGCACGAGCTCACGGTCGTCGCCCCCGAGCTCGCGCATCGGGCGGTCGTCCGCGCTCGGACGCGCCTTGCCGACGTAGCGCGCGATCGTCGCGATGATCTGCCGCTGCTCGGTCGTGTAGCCGAAGAGCTCGGAGTTCGCGATGAGATAGGACGTGTGGCGGTGGCGTCCGTCCCGGTTCACGAACGAGCCCACCTCCTGGAGCATCGCGGCGGCGGCGAGCCATTCTCCGTACTCCGCGGGCAGCTGGTGCACCTTGCGCAGCGCCGCGAAGAGATCGGCGGCGAGCTTCCGCACCGTGCGGGCGTAGCGCACGTCGACACCGTAGTGGCGCCCGTGGTCCTCGAGCGCCCGCTCGCGCTGCAACCGGATGCGCTGCTGGATGCGGCGCTCGCCGCCGAGATCGGCGGCCATCTGCGCCAGGAGACCGTCGCGGAGACCGAGCGGTGAGTAGCGGAAGCCGCGGATGCCGCGGACCATCAGGCCGGCGTACACGGCAGCGCCGGCGATGATGATCTCGGCGCGTCGCGGCCCTACGCCGGTGAGGCCGCGCCGCTCTTCGAGGTCGTACCCCGCGACCTCGTCGGCGATGCGGCGAAGCTCGCCGGCCGTCGCCATCGGGCTCCCCCGCTCCGCGCGCCGCGCTCGCTTCGCCGCGAGCGCCGCGAGCGCCGCCGCCGTCCCGCCGGTCGCGATCGTCGCCTGGACCCGCCGGGCCAGGATGCGCTTCTCGATGCGCGCGACCTCCTCCTCGATGTAGGCGTGCAGGCGTTGCAGCTCCTTCGGCTTCGGCGGGTCGTGGGCCAGGAACTCCTCGGTCAGACGCACCGCGCCGATGGTCAGACTCGCCATCTCCTGGATCTGGCCGCCGACCGAGAACGTGAGCTCGCAGCTGCCGCCGCCGAGATCGATGAGCAGCG from the Deltaproteobacteria bacterium genome contains:
- a CDS encoding Ppx/GppA family phosphatase → MATFAAVDIGSNSVRLKIARITRSGFATVLEDREVTRLGGSVFRTGILEPQAMEATIEALQRFHRAAQRHGAAAVRVVATSAMREARTARAFEDWVRSTTGWKVEIITGLEEGRLIHLGVMAGTRVARRALLIDLGGGSCELTFSVGGQIQEMASLTIGAVRLTEEFLAHDPPKPKELQRLHAYIEEEVARIEKRILARRVQATIATGGTAAALAALAAKRARRAERGSPMATAGELRRIADEVAGYDLEERRGLTGVGPRRAEIIIAGAAVYAGLMVRGIRGFRYSPLGLRDGLLAQMAADLGGERRIQQRIRLQRERALEDHGRHYGVDVRYARTVRKLAADLFAALRKVHQLPAEYGEWLAAAAMLQEVGSFVNRDGRHRHTSYLIANSELFGYTTEQRQIIATIARYVGKARPSADDRPMRELGGDDRELVPKAVMLLRLARALDQSRIGVVRSVRARVRGANVTLRISARRPGADLELWALEKEAEYFRAVFGRELVATSA